The stretch of DNA GCCCGCCGCCGGGGGCGCGCCGCTTGCTGAGGATGTCGAAGGCCACGGCGGCCAGCAGCACCAGGCCCTTGATCGCCTGCTGCCAGTCGACGCCCAGGCCGATGATGGACATCCCGTTGTTCATCACGCCCATCACCAGGGCGCCCACCACCGCGCCCAGCACCGTCCCGGTGCCCCCGGAGGCCGAGGCGCCGCCGATGAACGCGGCGGCGATGGCGTCCAGCTCGAACATGGTGCCCGCCCCGGGGGTGGCGAGGTTGAGCCGGGCGCTGAACACCAGCCCGGCCAGCGCGGACAGCACGCCCATGTTGACGAACACCCAGAACGCGGTCCGCCTGGTGTCGACCCCGGACAGCAGCGCGGCCTTCTCGTTGCCGCCGGTGGCGTACACCCGGCGCCCGGCCGGGGTGGATCGCATCACGAAGGCGTACCCGGTGATGAGCACCAGCAGGAGCAGGCCGACCACGGGCAGGCCGCGGTGGAGCGCCAGCGCCCCGCAGAACGCCAGCACCGCGGCGGCCGTCGCGATGTAGCCGGCCCACGCCGCCGCCGGGGAGGCCGCGGGCAGGCCGTACCGGATCCGGTCGGCCCGGGCGGCGTACTGCATCCGGACCAGGACCGCCGAGACCGCCGCGCCCAGCAGCAGCGGCAGCAGGTGCACCCCGCCGGCCTGGACGTCGGGCAGGAACCCGGTGGCCAGGGTGCGGGCCGACTCCGGCAGCGGCCCGACCGACTCCCCGCCCA from Nocardiopsis composta encodes:
- the mmsB gene encoding multiple monosaccharide ABC transporter permease yields the protein MSAPPMAAALRTALRGNVRRYGMVIALAVIVVLFQILTGGLLLRPLNVTNLLLQNSYVLILAIGMMMVIITGHIDLSVGSVVAFTGAASAIMLAEWGLPLWAVLPLALLLGAAIGAWQGFWVAYMGLPAFIVTLAGMLVFRGLTLLVLGGESVGPLPESARTLATGFLPDVQAGGVHLLPLLLGAAVSAVLVRMQYAARADRIRYGLPAASPAAAWAGYIATAAAVLAFCGALALHRGLPVVGLLLLVLITGYAFVMRSTPAGRRVYATGGNEKAALLSGVDTRRTAFWVFVNMGVLSALAGLVFSARLNLATPGAGTMFELDAIAAAFIGGASASGGTGTVLGAVVGALVMGVMNNGMSIIGLGVDWQQAIKGLVLLAAVAFDILSKRRAPGGGRAAGDRAEPTGKVPVGGAAADPGG